The segment GTGAACTCCTCGAACACCTGGGTCGGGCCGGTCGTGACCTCGATGGACTCGTTGAGCCCCTCGAAGGTGTGGACGACCGAGACGGTACCGCTGGTGTCCGCGGTCGTCTCGACGGTCACCGTTGCGGTGACGTCGGTCGGTTCGTCGAAGGTGACCGGCTGGCCCCACGGGACCTCGTCGCCGTTGACGTACAGGGTCGCGTTGGCCTCGTCGTAGCCCTCGCCGAGCTCGGCGGTGTAGGACTCGAGGTTCGCGGCCTGTGCGGTCGCGCTGAGGCTCTCGCCGCCCTCGATGGCCGAGGGTTGCGGGCTGACCAGTTGGACGTCGAGCGTCGGGGCCAGCGAGAAGTCCTGCGTGGCGTAGGTGCCGTTCTGGACAGTCACCGTCGCGGTGGCCGCCTCGTAGCCGAAGCCGTCGGCGGTCACGTCGACCGAGCCGGTCTCGGAGAGGACGGAGTACGCACCGGATGCGTCGGTCGTGTCCGAGAAGTCCTGGTCGGTGGAGACGGTGATGCCCTGCAGTGCGTTCCCGTCGGCGTCCGTGACGGTGCCGTTGATGCCCTGTTCGAGGGCGACCTGGTCCGTCGCGGCCGCGACGTCGATGATGCCGAGCCCGTAGCGAGTGTCGTACTCGTCGCCGGGCTCGCTCCAGCCGTCGGGCTTCCACGCCGTGTCCTCCATCGCGTCGATGGCGGTTTCACGCGGAAGGTCGCCCGCGGCGGAGAGCATCAGGGCGAACGCGCCCGCGGCGTGCGGGGCGGCCATGGAGGTGCCGTCGTACTCGGCGTAGCCGCCGCCGGGGACGGAGCTCTTGACCGCCACGCCGGGCGCGGCGACGTTCGGTGCGGTGTAGTTGTCGGGCCAGTAGCTGGGTGCGGCGCTGCCCCAGGCGGAGCTGGTGTCAATCTCCTCACCGCTGGAGAAGCTCGCGATGTCGTAGTTCTCGTCGGAGGCACCGACAGCGATGTTCGGGTAGACGTTGCCGGGCGAGCCGCTGGTCCCTTCGCCGCTGTTGCCGGAGGAGCCGGCGAGGATGACGCCTGCGTCGCGGGCGTTCTCGGACGGCTCGATCATCTCGGTGTAGTAGCCGCTGGCGCCGAGGCTCATCGAGATGACATCGACGCTCTCGTTGACGGCCCACTGCATCCCGCCGGCGACCTGGGCGAAGCTGCCGCCGCCGCCGGGGATGACGAGACCGTGGTACAGCGTCGCTTCGGGTGCGACGCCGATGTACTCGCCGCTGGCGTTGCCACCGGTCACGGTGCCCGAGGTGTGGGTACCGTGCGTGTCGGTGTCGTGGGGTTCGCTGCCCGGAACCTGGTCGCCGTTCGAGTCGAACTCGGCCCAGTTCTCGTTCTGAATCTGGATGTCCGGATGGTCCGGGTCGACACCGGTGTCGAGGACGGCGACGCTGACGCCCTCACCCATGGTGCCGTACTCGTCCCAGACCTCGGTCGCGTTGATCTGGTCGAGCCCGTAGGTCGTGTTGTAGTCGTCGGACGAGACCCCGTCACTGGTGGCGCTGCCCCGCTCCGTCTCCGGGAGGGCCAGCTCGAAGTTCGCGTGGAGCTGCGTGACGCGGTCCATGCGCGCGAACGTGTCGAGGTCGACCTCGTTCGTGTTGACCCGGAGCAGGACGGCGTTGGTGATCCAGAAGGAGTTGACGTAGCGGACGCCCTCCATCTCGTGGGCACGGTTGATCACGGGCTCCTGGGTCTGCTGGGCCTGCTGCTGGAGGGTGTTGACGACGGCGTCCTGACTCATCGAGGCGCTGGTTTCGGCCTCTTCGAGCCGGACGACGACGTCGACCCAGCCGTCGGCACTCTGGAGTGCCGGGTCGATTGATGCGACCGACGAGCCGCTCTCGTCGGGTGAAACGGTACTGGTGGCGACGTCGTCGCTGACGCCTGCCTGTACGATATCTGTCGAAGTGCCTGTCTGCTGGGCGGATGGCGCTCCGGCCGCAACGTACGGAGTCGTGAATCCGAATACCATCAGACTGGCGAGCAGTAGTGCTAGGAGTTTCCGATTCATCCTTTCCCCCTGCGAGAGTCGTTCCCGCAGCACGTCGCACTCCTTTCTACGCTACCAAAGTTAATTTCCAGATAACGGTGGTGTAATCGAAACGTGTCGAAACGAGGTACAGGTCCGTGCATCGGTGGGCGGGTTTGCCCACTCCCTCGGCCGTCCTCGTTGCACGGTCACATGGAACGAACGAAATCCCGTTCTCCGGGCTCTCTAATGGTCATTTCCATTAGTTGAGAACCGGCGGGTTTGCCCAGAGAATCGCCCGGTGGGGTAGTTAACGCGCTCGTTAACGGCGGTGAAAACAGGGGTGGCCGGAAACTATCTCGGGGATTCGCCGTGTAAATAAATGGTGGCCGGTCGTGTCGTAGTCAGACCGGGAGCGTCAGGCTGCTCTGGCCGCCGTCGCCGCGGACCGGCCACGACGTTTCGGTCTCGGCGTCGGCCGTCGTGGCGGTCACCTCGAGCTCCTCGGCGTCGTCGGGCACGGTGAGCTGGATGGTGCCGTCGGCGTCGGTGGTGCCGACCGCCTCGCCGCCGACGCTCACGGTGGCGTTTGCGACGGCGGCGTCGTCGTTCCCGGTGACGGTCAGCGTCACGTTCTCACCGGCGCGGACCTGCCCGTCGACCGCGAGTTCGAGGTCGCTGTCGTCGGAGTCGTCGCTGTCGTCGCTATCATCGTCGTCGTTCTCGGGACCCGCGTCCTCCGGCGGGCCGCGCTCCTCGTCGTCCTCTGCATCGACGTCGTCGATCTCGACCTGGTCACCGGTACCGGACTCGCTGACGACCGGGCGGAGGAT is part of the Haloarchaeobius litoreus genome and harbors:
- a CDS encoding S8 family serine peptidase; the protein is MVFGFTTPYVAAGAPSAQQTGTSTDIVQAGVSDDVATSTVSPDESGSSVASIDPALQSADGWVDVVVRLEEAETSASMSQDAVVNTLQQQAQQTQEPVINRAHEMEGVRYVNSFWITNAVLLRVNTNEVDLDTFARMDRVTQLHANFELALPETERGSATSDGVSSDDYNTTYGLDQINATEVWDEYGTMGEGVSVAVLDTGVDPDHPDIQIQNENWAEFDSNGDQVPGSEPHDTDTHGTHTSGTVTGGNASGEYIGVAPEATLYHGLVIPGGGGSFAQVAGGMQWAVNESVDVISMSLGASGYYTEMIEPSENARDAGVILAGSSGNSGEGTSGSPGNVYPNIAVGASDENYDIASFSSGEEIDTSSAWGSAAPSYWPDNYTAPNVAAPGVAVKSSVPGGGYAEYDGTSMAAPHAAGAFALMLSAAGDLPRETAIDAMEDTAWKPDGWSEPGDEYDTRYGLGIIDVAAATDQVALEQGINGTVTDADGNALQGITVSTDQDFSDTTDASGAYSVLSETGSVDVTADGFGYEAATATVTVQNGTYATQDFSLAPTLDVQLVSPQPSAIEGGESLSATAQAANLESYTAELGEGYDEANATLYVNGDEVPWGQPVTFDEPTDVTATVTVETTADTSGTVSVVHTFEGLNESIEVTTGPTQVFEEFTQVGVVDDDGDYGQAVKGTLQEYLPANYQVSVMTSDEAMNNVETYDSFVVQNIDESNGEEFATATSAVTTGVVWLDNWGSDSNGVPVRSSAIGDPANTGDAFGDGVVSYAATADHPILDGIVAPGESVQLHTATTFNDHSWFGGSDATTLADLSTADAGVKGTGLAVDEERHAVLASTLGRETFVEDPAFTDAADQILANSVVWASDTPEPAGTVDVTETTVQPGETATVTVYSDDLEDISGYQATLEFNASKLEVTDVTGIDFADPVTNIDNENGTISMAQAGASGVNNPEMVEIEFDVLMDDFGQSAEVSWNVGGSMVTYPNGTAPLVGWSGGSVQTAECTAGDVNSDGSITVQDATLVQQYIVGQEPANFNPSCADMNGDGQITSADVTLILEEIVGSSVSAPQPMTVSDLVGSQLQAEA